AGCGCCCCGAGCGCGTCGCTCTCGTCGGGTGCGGCCGGATCCAGCTCGAAGTGCTCCGGTTCCTGCGGGCCGTGTTCCCGTCGCTCCGGCAGGCGGTGATGCTCGACACAGACGCCGGCGCCGCGGCGCGCTTCGCCGATACGGCTGCTCGCACGCTCGGTGCGATGCACTTCGAGACTGCGCCCACCCTCGAGGCGCTCTTCGCGTCGGCTGCGCTCGTGTCGCTCGCGACGACGTCGGGCACGCCGTTCATCGAGCCGGCCGCGCTCTCGTCGGCACCCCGCGGTTCCACGATCCTGCACCTGTCGCTCCGTGATCTGGCGCCGTCGATCGTCCTCGGTGCGCACAACGTCGTAGACGACGAGGATCACGTCTGTCGCGCCGAAACGTCGTTGCACCTCGCGGAGCAGGAGGTCGGACACCGACGCTTCGTGCACGCCGCCCTGGGCGACGTGACCGCGGGTCGTACGACGGCCCGTCCCGACCGGGACCGACTCGTCGTGTTCAGTCCGTTCGGCCTCGGCGTGCTCGACCTCGTCGCAGCCGATCTCGTCGCGCAGCGGGCAATCGCGAGCGGGCGCGGCACCGTCCTGCGCGGGTTCTTCCCGCCGCGCGTGATCGCGCGCGAGGAGTCGGGGCGATGACCGCTCGATCGCTCGACCGTGCTGCGGTCGCGGACGTCGTCCGCCGCAGCGTGCGCGAGGTCCTGCCCGATCTCACGCCCGAGATGATTGCGGACGACTCCGTGCGACTCGCGGATGTCGGCGCGAACTCGGTCGACCGCGTCGAGATCGTGATGCTCTCGCTCGAGTCGCTCTCGCTCGCAGTGCCCGCGGCGGAGCTCGCGAGCGCGCGCAACCTCGGCGGCCTGATCGACCTGCTCACCGCGAGCCTCGCTTCGCGTGCGGGAGCGACTGCGCGATGACGGCTCCGTCGCCGAGTGGGTCGCATGCGCAGGGTCCCATCGCCGTCACCGGCGTCGGCGTGGTCTCCTCGATCGGGCGCGGCGTCGCGTCGTTTGCCGCCGCGTTGCGCGCCGGGCGGATCGGCGTGCGCGCGGTCGAGGGGCCTGGCCCGCTGCGTGTCGCGGCGCTACTCGGCGAGCTCGAGCTCGCGACCGAGATCGAGCGCGTCCTGGTCGCGTGCGGGCGGCGTCCTGACGAGCTCGCGACGCGCGCGGTGCGGAGCGCCGCGAGGGCGCAGTGGTCGGTGCGCACCGGCGTCGCCGCCGCCTTCGAGGCCTGGCTCGACGCCGAGCTCGATCGCAGCATCCTCGCGCCCGAACGGGTCGCTGTCGTCGCGGTCTCGCCGCCCGGCCCCGCGCACCGCGATGCGCTCGACGCGCGCTATCGCGATCGGCTGGTCCACGCGCCCCCGACGTACGCGCTGCAGCACCTCGACACCGAGCTCGTGTCGACGTGGAGCGAGATCGTCGGCGCGCACGGAGAGGGGTTCTCGGTGGGCGGCGCATCGGCGAGCGGTCAGACGGCGATCGTCAAGGGCGCGCAGCTCGTGCGTCACGGTCTCGCCGACGTGTGCATCGTCATCGCCGGCGCGGCGCACCTCGGCGCGCTCGAGATCGCCGCGCTCGCGAACCTCGGCGCGCTCCGCTGTGATCCCGGCAGCGGCCCGCCCGAGGCGGCGAGCCGTCCATTCGACCGCGCGGCCGCGGGGTTCGTCTACGGCCAGGGCGCGGCAGCGCTGGTGCTCGAGTCGGAGGCTTCGGCGCGCGCACGCCGTGTCGCCACGCGGTGCACGATCCGCGGCATCGCGCTCTGCCTGAGCGGCACACGCGCTCCGACGCCCAGCGCGGACGCCGAAGCGCGCGTGATGCAGAGCGCGCTGCGCGACGCTGGTCTCGATCCGACCGACATCGACTACGTCAACGCGCACGCCACCTCGTCGCCGCTCGGCGATCAGGCCGAGGCACACGCCCTCGGCCGTGTGTTCACCGATCACGGCGCCCGGCCGCGCGTGAGCTCCACCAAGGCGCTGATGGGCCACTGCCTGGGGTCGGCAGGCGCGCTCGAGATGATCGCGACGATATCGCAGATGAGCGACTCCGTACTGCACCCGCAGCCGCACCTCGAAGACCCGATCGACCCCGAGCTCGCGTTCGTCGCACGAGCGTGTGAGCGCGCCGAGGTACGGCGCGCGATATCGAGCTCGTTTGGTTTCGGGGGAATCCACACGACTCTCGTGCTCGAGCGCGGCGCTCCGAGCCACACCGGAGGTGCAGAGTGAGCGTCGGAATCGAAGCGATGAATCTCTACGCGGGATCGACTCGACTCGACGTGCGCACTCTCTTCGAGGCGCGCGGGCTCGACCTCGATCGGTTCGCGAACCTCATGATGCGCGGCAAGTCCGTCGCGCTCCCGTGGGAGGACGCGGTCACGCACGCGGCGAACGCCGCGAAGCCGTTGATCGACCGACTGCCACCTTCGGAGCGCGACCGCATCGAGATGGTAATCACGGCGACCGAGTCCGGTCTGGATTTCGGCAAGTCGCTCGCCACCTACGTCCACGCGCACCTCGGGCTCCGTCGCTCCTGTCGGCTCTTCGAGATCAAACAGGCCTGCTATGGCGGGACTGCGGCGCTGCAGATGGCGGCGTCGTGGGTGGCCTCCGGCGTCTCGCCCGGCGCCAAGGCGCTCGTCATCGCGACCGACGCCGCACGTCCCGCGATCAGACTCTCGTACATGGAGCCGTCGCAGGGCACCGGTGCGGTCGCGATGCTCGTCGGCGACCGGCCTGACGTGCTCGCGCTCGACCTCGGCGCGAGCGGGACCTGCAGCTACGAAGTGATGGACACGTTCCGCCCGCGACCCGACGAGGAGACGGGAGACGCCGATCTGTCGCTGCTCTCGTACCTCGAATGCCTCGTGCACGCCTATCGTGC
This genomic interval from Sandaracinus amylolyticus contains the following:
- the sbnB gene encoding 2,3-diaminopropionate biosynthesis protein SbnB — its product is MSLPIDDVLYLSAADIEASLAGAELELVDRVRDAYERHSAGRSAVPHSVFVRFPERPRDRIIALPAWLGSAPELAGIKWISSVPGNHERGIDRASAVMILNDLETGRARVVMEGSIVSAWRTAASAALAARTLSSEERPERVALVGCGRIQLEVLRFLRAVFPSLRQAVMLDTDAGAAARFADTAARTLGAMHFETAPTLEALFASAALVSLATTSGTPFIEPAALSSAPRGSTILHLSLRDLAPSIVLGAHNVVDDEDHVCRAETSLHLAEQEVGHRRFVHAALGDVTAGRTTARPDRDRLVVFSPFGLGVLDLVAADLVAQRAIASGRGTVLRGFFPPRVIAREESGR
- a CDS encoding phosphopantetheine-binding protein, with product MTARSLDRAAVADVVRRSVREVLPDLTPEMIADDSVRLADVGANSVDRVEIVMLSLESLSLAVPAAELASARNLGGLIDLLTASLASRAGATAR
- a CDS encoding beta-ketoacyl synthase N-terminal-like domain-containing protein, producing MTAPSPSGSHAQGPIAVTGVGVVSSIGRGVASFAAALRAGRIGVRAVEGPGPLRVAALLGELELATEIERVLVACGRRPDELATRAVRSAARAQWSVRTGVAAAFEAWLDAELDRSILAPERVAVVAVSPPGPAHRDALDARYRDRLVHAPPTYALQHLDTELVSTWSEIVGAHGEGFSVGGASASGQTAIVKGAQLVRHGLADVCIVIAGAAHLGALEIAALANLGALRCDPGSGPPEAASRPFDRAAAGFVYGQGAAALVLESEASARARRVATRCTIRGIALCLSGTRAPTPSADAEARVMQSALRDAGLDPTDIDYVNAHATSSPLGDQAEAHALGRVFTDHGARPRVSSTKALMGHCLGSAGALEMIATISQMSDSVLHPQPHLEDPIDPELAFVARACERAEVRRAISSSFGFGGIHTTLVLERGAPSHTGGAE
- a CDS encoding hydroxymethylglutaryl-CoA synthase family protein; protein product: MSVGIEAMNLYAGSTRLDVRTLFEARGLDLDRFANLMMRGKSVALPWEDAVTHAANAAKPLIDRLPPSERDRIEMVITATESGLDFGKSLATYVHAHLGLRRSCRLFEIKQACYGGTAALQMAASWVASGVSPGAKALVIATDAARPAIRLSYMEPSQGTGAVAMLVGDRPDVLALDLGASGTCSYEVMDTFRPRPDEETGDADLSLLSYLECLVHAYRAYAERVEGTDLRTTFDHLAFHTPFGGMIRGAHRKLLRGEGARGEEIERDFERRVLPSMRFNVEIGNLYSASLYAALAALVDGLAGSALPARVGLFSYGSGCASEFFSGTIPGRASEVIAPMRIGDALASRAPISMSQYERILEATAALPFGTEDGEPDAQGLEALYEQTFARRPLLRLRGIRRFHREYEWGR